From the genome of uncultured Methanobacterium sp.:
TCCCTCTTTAAGGAACTCCTTTATTCTACAGTAGAATGATTTCTGTTCCTCAGGCTGCAGGTGGTGCAGTGCCAGGGAGGATATAACTGCATCATATTCTCCTTTAAAGTCAAGTTCCCTGAAATCAGCTCTTATAAACTCCACATCATCATAAATGGAAAGTTTAGTCTTTGCCATTTTAATCATATTCTCTGCCAGGTCTACACAGGTGATATATGAATTTGGATACCTCTTTTTCACCTCTTGAGATATGTTTCCTGTGCCGCAGCCCAAATCCAGAATCTTGATTTTTTCTTTCCCGTGGAATGGGAGTGAGAGCACCAGTGAATTAATCATACTCTCATAAAATGGAATTAATGTTCTTATAAGCTCGTCAAATTCTTCTGCTTCTTCTTCGAAGTGGTCTTTAACGTTTTTCATATTATAACCTGGTGATGGTTTTACTTAAAAATCTTTATTTCCGTTATTATCAACTTTACTTTCCCACCTTTTAATTTTAATCAGGATAATGATAATAATTGTATCTATGTAAGATATCCTAATGAGATGTCACGTCTTACAGATGTCACCTTTTTTAAGGTTGGGCTCTAAAATGTTTTTTAACTAGAAATGTTTTTAATTATATGAAAAAATACTTTCAATAAAACTTATTGATATGATTAGAGGAGAATTAATCCATGTTAGGTGAAAAAGAACTCATAAAATTATTCCCGGAATTTGCGGAACTGGTGCAACCTTCTGGCATAGACCTTCGGGTGGACCAGGTTTACCAGCAAAAAGGACCAGGATCTTTAATTGACAACGAGAAGAACCTTCCTGAACTTGAAAAACTGGAACCCCCACTTTACACCCTGCAGCCCAAGACAGCTTACAGTGTGACCATCGATAGAAAGATAAAAATTCCCAAAGGATACTCTATGCTTTACCTGCCCCGCTCCACACTCCTGCGTTCTTTCATAAGCATCCACACTGCAGTGGGTGACCCTGGTTTTTATGGTACACTGCAGTTTCAACTGGTGAACCAGGGAGAATTCCCATTCACACTTAAACGTGGTGAAAGAATTGCCCAGGGTGTTGTTTTCCCAGTGGAAGGTTCTGGAGAGTACAATGGCAGTTATCAAGAAAAAGAATAGTAAATTTTCTATTAATTTTGCATAAATAGGGTAAAATGTGATTTAAAAATTTCAAATTACCCTTTCCTATATTTTTTATATTTTTTTTATAACGCGTTATCCAGTTCATCTACAGCCTCTGGATTGGCCAGTGTACTTATATCTCCCACATCTTCTCCTTTAACCTTGGCCTTAATCACCCGGCGCATGATCTTCCCCGAACGGGTCTTGGGTAAGTCATTTACGAAGTTAACGCAGGCAGGACTGGCCACTGGACCGATTTCCTCACGTACATGTTCCCTGAGGATGTGTTTCATACGTGGGTTTGGTTTAAACCCTTCTTTTAAGGTGATGAAACTGCATATTTCCTCACCCTTAACCGGGTCTGGTTTTCCCACCACTGCAGCTTCAGCCACAGCATCATAGCTTACCAGGGCAGATTCAACCTCAGCAGTGCTTATACGGTGACCAGCAACATTCAAAACATCATCTTCCCTTCCCTGTATCCATAAATATCCCTCTTCATCTATACGGGCCACATCTCCACTGAGATACATTCCTGGAAATCTGCTCCAGTAAGCATCCACGTAGCGTTCAGGGTCCTGATACAGTGTACGGAACATTGCTGGCCACGGAGTTTTAATTACCAAGTGGCCTCCACCTTTGGTTACTGATTTTCCATCATCATCCACCACATCTGCTTCCACTGTGGGAAATGGTTTAACTGCTGACCCCGGCTTAAGCGATGTGATGGGTAAAGGTGTTATGAGATGCATTCCAGTTTCAGTCTGCCACCAGGTGTCCATAATAGGGCATTGACGGTTACCAATGTGTTTATGGTACCACATCCATGCCTCAGGGTTTATGGGTTCACCCACGCTCCCTAAAATTCTTAAAGATGTCAAATCATGTTTCTGGGGCCATTTTTCCCCGTGTTTCATGAACATTCGGATGGTGGTGGGGGCAGTGTAGAATACGCTCACCCCGTACTCCTCGATGATCTGCCACAGGCGGTCTGGCTCAGGATAATCAGGAGCACCCTCGTACATCACCGAAGTAGCACCCATTAAAAGAGGTGCGTAAACAATGTAGCTGTGGCCGGTTATCCAGCCAATGTCTGCGGCACACCACCATATGTCCTCATCTTTAAGGTCAAATACCATCTTGAGTGTGGTGTAAATACCAACAGCATAACCTCCATGAACATGAACAACTCCTTTGGGTTTTCCAGTGGTCCCGGAGGTGTATAAAATGAATAGTGGGTCTTCGGAATCCATTACCTCAGTGAGGCATTCCCTTTCCTGGTTCTTAATGATTTCATCCCACCACAAATCTCGACCATTTTTCATTTGAACCGGGCAGTCAGCATGGCGCACCACAATTAGTTTTTCCAGGGAGGGAATATCATCTAAAACCTTATCCACATTTTCCTTGAGGGGTATAACCTTTCCTCTGCGGTAAAATCCATCCACTGTTATTGCAACCTTCACTTTGGCATCGTTAGCTCGTTCTTTGAATGCTTTGGCCCAGAACCCTGAGAAAACCACACTGTGTACTGCTCCGATCTTGGCACAGGCCAGCATGGCAATGGGTAACTCCAGTATCATGGGTAGGTAAATTGCTACACGATCCCCTCGACCAACACCCAAACCTCGCAGGGCATTGGCCATCTGGTTAACCCTTCTGTAAAGATCCTGATAGGTCATCTTCTTAACCTGGCCCAATTCACCTTCCCATATGTAGGCCACCTTATTTTTACGCCAGGATTTCACATGTCGGTCCAGGGCGTTATGGGTAATGTTAAATTTGCCCCCACAGAACCACTCTGCATGGGGGGATTCCCATTTTAAGACGTCCTGGTAGGGTTGAAACCATTCCAGCTCCCTGGCAAGTTCGTCCCAGAACCAATCGGGATCATCAAGAGCCCGCTGCAGTAGTTCATCATAATCCTTAATCCCGTAACGTTTCATCCATCTCTGGATGTTGCTATTTTTTATTAAATCTTTTCCTGGTGGGAATATTCTGTTCTCATGAAGCAGGGCATCTAATCCGCTGGAAATATTAACCCCTCCTGTAAACCCCTTATTCAGTTTAATGTACCAAACCTGCTACCTTTATTTAATTATGTTGCATCGGTTTCATAAATTTTTTTCATAGGATTAATTTCATCACAGGATTAATTTCATTAATAAATTTATAGGGTACTTACAAGGTACTTCAGGATACTTACATGGGTTATTGCCTGTTTATGATTTAAACCATTATCACGGGTTTGATCATATGTCCATCATTTAATTATACCGGAAGCTCCATAGTTTAATCATGCAAACTGCGGCCCGGATTAAATTGGCAGATGCACTGGTTAAAATACTGGAAAAAGAGGAAGTTAAATTCATATTTGGCTATCCTGGGGAGCAAATTCTCCCTTTTTACCAGGCACTCCAAAAATCTTCAATAAAACATGTTTTAATGCGTCATGAACAGGGAGCAGCACATGCTGCTGATGGATATGCAAGAGCATCATCCCAAATAGGAGTGTGTGTGGCAACTGCCGGACCTGGGGCATTAAACATGGTAATGGGTGTGGCCACAGCATACAAGGACTCAGTACCATTACTGGTTATCACTGGTGATGTTTCATCCCAGCTTAAGGGTGAAAATGTATTCCAGGACGTAGATATCAACGCTGTTTTTCGTCCCATCACCCTCCAGAGCCATCTAGTAGATGACCCTGAGAAGGGAGTTAATCTTCTCTTGAAGGCAATTTCAACCCTAAAAAAGGGTAAAACCGGCCCAATCCATATTAATTTTCCTAAAGATATTCTCCAGGAAGGGATTGATCCGGTTTTACTGGAGCGGGAGATGGACTTAAAACCTGTAAATGAGGGGATTAAACCTGTAAATGGTGAAAATGAATTAAAACAGGTCAAAAAACTATTTGAAAAATCTCAAAAACCATTGATCTTAGCTGGAGCAGGAGTGCTCTGGTCTCATGCAACTTCAGATCTCCAGAATTTCGCAGAAAAACACCAGGTCCCCGTAGTAACTACTTATCATGCTAGAGGAGTACTAAGTGAAGATCATCCCCTTTCTTTAGGGCTTATTGGCCTGCGAGGAACAGAGGCCGCCAACTTCGCAGGGGAAAACGCAGACCTTATACTGGCACTGGGGTGCAGATTATCCGAAAGAACCCGGAAAGGACTGGGCAAAGGACCAGTTATTCAGGTGAATCTGGATGAATCAGTTTTAGGGGGTGATGTTGATATCATGGGAGATGTTCAAGAGTTCCTGGATGAAATCAAAAAAACTACCCCTGAAAACACTGATAAATGGTTAAAAGAACTCCAGAACTATGATAAAACTCATGAGGTATACACAGACTTTGAAGAAACTCCCATAAAACCACAAAGAGCCATCAGGGAGATATTGGAGGGGATGGATGATTCAATCCTGGTTAATGATGCTGGAAGCCACACCACATGGGTAAATCTGCTCATGAAAGCTAGGGAACCATCTTCACTAATTTTTTCCGGTGGATTCGGACCTATGGGATATGGGATCCCTGCAGCAGTAGGTGTAAGCCTGGCAAAACCCTCCAAGAATGTGGTGGTAGTGGTGGGAGATGGAGGGTTCCAGATGAACAGTCAGGAGCTGGCAACAATTGCTGGAATGAATCTACCCATTACAATTTGTCTTTTGAACAACCGGTCCTTAGGTATCATCCGCCAGTGGCAGGAGCTATATTATGATGGATCGTTCCAGGTGGAACTGGATAATCCTGATTTCGTGAAACTGGCCAACGCATACCATATAAAGGCCATTATGGTTGATTCTCCACGTGATGTTTTAGCTGCTGTACGGGAGGCAGTAAAACTTAATAAACCAGTACTTATAGAGATAATAATTGATGAAAATGAAGACATTCCCCTCCCTTAATGAATTCATGAAGATTTTACTTTTTCAGGTGATAAGATGAATGTATTACTTATTAACCCACCTTATTTCAATTCTAAGTATAAATTTATAGGATTAGTTG
Proteins encoded in this window:
- a CDS encoding class I SAM-dependent methyltransferase, which gives rise to MKNVKDHFEEEAEEFDELIRTLIPFYESMINSLVLSLPFHGKEKIKILDLGCGTGNISQEVKKRYPNSYITCVDLAENMIKMAKTKLSIYDDVEFIRADFRELDFKGEYDAVISSLALHHLQPEEQKSFYCRIKEFLKEGGVFYNADNVLGSNPHLNQVYMDKWVEFMLKSHTQEEIDTIWLPKYREEDFPSPLRSHVQWLEEAGFCEVDVVWKYYMFGVYGGKK
- a CDS encoding deoxyuridine 5'-triphosphate nucleotidohydrolase, with protein sequence MLGEKELIKLFPEFAELVQPSGIDLRVDQVYQQKGPGSLIDNEKNLPELEKLEPPLYTLQPKTAYSVTIDRKIKIPKGYSMLYLPRSTLLRSFISIHTAVGDPGFYGTLQFQLVNQGEFPFTLKRGERIAQGVVFPVEGSGEYNGSYQEKE
- the acs gene encoding acetate--CoA ligase codes for the protein MKLNKGFTGGVNISSGLDALLHENRIFPPGKDLIKNSNIQRWMKRYGIKDYDELLQRALDDPDWFWDELARELEWFQPYQDVLKWESPHAEWFCGGKFNITHNALDRHVKSWRKNKVAYIWEGELGQVKKMTYQDLYRRVNQMANALRGLGVGRGDRVAIYLPMILELPIAMLACAKIGAVHSVVFSGFWAKAFKERANDAKVKVAITVDGFYRRGKVIPLKENVDKVLDDIPSLEKLIVVRHADCPVQMKNGRDLWWDEIIKNQERECLTEVMDSEDPLFILYTSGTTGKPKGVVHVHGGYAVGIYTTLKMVFDLKDEDIWWCAADIGWITGHSYIVYAPLLMGATSVMYEGAPDYPEPDRLWQIIEEYGVSVFYTAPTTIRMFMKHGEKWPQKHDLTSLRILGSVGEPINPEAWMWYHKHIGNRQCPIMDTWWQTETGMHLITPLPITSLKPGSAVKPFPTVEADVVDDDGKSVTKGGGHLVIKTPWPAMFRTLYQDPERYVDAYWSRFPGMYLSGDVARIDEEGYLWIQGREDDVLNVAGHRISTAEVESALVSYDAVAEAAVVGKPDPVKGEEICSFITLKEGFKPNPRMKHILREHVREEIGPVASPACVNFVNDLPKTRSGKIMRRVIKAKVKGEDVGDISTLANPEAVDELDNAL
- a CDS encoding thiamine pyrophosphate-binding protein; this translates as MQTAARIKLADALVKILEKEEVKFIFGYPGEQILPFYQALQKSSIKHVLMRHEQGAAHAADGYARASSQIGVCVATAGPGALNMVMGVATAYKDSVPLLVITGDVSSQLKGENVFQDVDINAVFRPITLQSHLVDDPEKGVNLLLKAISTLKKGKTGPIHINFPKDILQEGIDPVLLEREMDLKPVNEGIKPVNGENELKQVKKLFEKSQKPLILAGAGVLWSHATSDLQNFAEKHQVPVVTTYHARGVLSEDHPLSLGLIGLRGTEAANFAGENADLILALGCRLSERTRKGLGKGPVIQVNLDESVLGGDVDIMGDVQEFLDEIKKTTPENTDKWLKELQNYDKTHEVYTDFEETPIKPQRAIREILEGMDDSILVNDAGSHTTWVNLLMKAREPSSLIFSGGFGPMGYGIPAAVGVSLAKPSKNVVVVVGDGGFQMNSQELATIAGMNLPITICLLNNRSLGIIRQWQELYYDGSFQVELDNPDFVKLANAYHIKAIMVDSPRDVLAAVREAVKLNKPVLIEIIIDENEDIPLP